The Clostridia bacterium DNA segment TGCTGCTCAAGTGATTGAAATTGTTGAAGCAGAGGACCCGGATACGATTGCGGTTGAGCTTTGCCAATCACGCTATAGTAGTTTGCAGCAAGAAAGCCGTTGGAAGGGCACGGATATTATCAAAATCATCAAGGAAAAGAAGTCTGGACTTCTTTTGGCAAACCTAGTTTTGGGTTCTTATCAAAGACGTATTGCAGAGCAGTTCGGTATTGAACCAGGTGAAGAAATGAAGGTGGGCATTCAGATTGCCAAAGAGAAGGATAAAAAGCTGTTGCTAGCGGATAGAAATATCCAAACTACCTTGTCTAGGGTTTGGAATATGATGAACCTAAGAGGCAAGGCCAAAGTGATGCTAGCATTAATTATGAGTATCTTTTCTGACGAAGAAATTGCAGAAGAAGAACTAGAAGCGCTTCGTAAGGGAGATGCACTTTCTGCTGCTCTGAATGAGATGGCTGAATCCTTTCCACAATTGAAGAGAACTCTAATTGATGAGCGTGATCAATATATCGCAAACAAACTGAAAAAATCGAACGGGAAAAAGATTTTGGCAATTTTGGGTGCTGGCCATCTACCGGGTGTACAACTAGAGCTGTTTAAAGAACAGGATATGCAGAGAATATCTAGTGTACCAAAGAAGAACAAGTCTTGGCGAAAAATCGGCTGGCTGATTCCTGTACTAGTTGTAGGATTGGTGGCAACGACGTTTAGCCATGATGCCCCTTCAGGTTGGGAGGGACTCCTTGCATGGATTCTTTGGAATGGTTCATTTTCTGCGCTAGGTACCTTACTAGCTTTTGGGCATCCACTAAGCATCCTTACTGCATTCGTAGTAGCACCTATTAGCTCTCTAAATCCCTTACTAGCTGCCGGATGGTTTGCTGGTCTGGTGGAAGCATTTGTAAGAAAGCCAAAAGTTGAAGATTTTGAGAAATTATCGACAGATCTTACGGGTATTACTGGATTTTGGAAGAATCGCGTGACTCGTGTTCTTCTGGTCGTTGTTTTTGCGAATATCGGTAGTACAATCGGAACCTTAGTAGGGGGCGGAGAAGTAATACGCGTCTTTATCAAGACGGTATTCGGAGGATAAATATGGAACACAAGCGACTGCAGGCCATCCGTAGAGCTGCCATTTTAGCGATGGTGGGCAATGCAATCTTGGCAGTGATAAAATTAGCAGTAGGCATTGCTACACATACCTTGAGTGTTATCGGAGACGGCGTGGATTCGTCTGTGGACATTTTGACTTCAAGTGTCCCCCTTTTTGCATCTCGTATCATTAGCCGTGAACCCAATAAGGAGTTTCCTTTCGGCTATGGTCGAGCCGAGGCGATGGCTACTTCTTTGCTGGCCTTCGCAATTCTGTATGCTGGTCTTCAATTGGGTATTAGTAGCATTCGGCAACTACTGAATCCCGTTCTACAGGTGGAAGTTTCTTTGATCGCCATTATAGTGACCATCATATCCATTTTTGGGAAAAGTTTTTTGGCTTTCAGTCAAATCAAAGCTGGCCGGAAGACCCAGTCCAATATGTTGGTGGCCAACGGTAAGAACATGACGGCAGATATTTTGATTTCGGTAAGTGTATTGGCAGGACTTTTGATTAGTCATTGGACTGGATTCTATGGCATAGATGCAGTCGTGACACTCCTCATTTCAATTCTTATTATCTGGACGGCTATCAGCTTGTTTATGGAGAGCAATAAAGAGTTGATGGATGGATTGGACGACACTGAAATATATAAACATATTGCAGAAACGGCTTCATCAGTAGAAGGCGTGGAAAAGCCTCATAGAATGCGCGTCAGAAAGGTAGGCGTACACTACATGGTGTATATGGATATCGAACTTCCAGCAACCATGGATGTAGCCAGAGCTCATCAAATATCTCAAGAAGTTGAGCGTAAAATTACCGAGCAGGTGGAAGGCATTTATGATGTGCTTGTCCATATAGAACCCAGAGGAAATAAAGAGGCGGAGAGCTATGGCGTTTGCCTGGAGGATAAAGAGGAAGAGTAAAATATGGCATTATTAAGAGTAGAGCAATTAGGAAAAGTATTTAATGGGGAATATCTTTGGAAAGATATTTCCTTTTCCATTGAAATAGGAGAGAAAGTTGGACTTCTAGGACCGAATGGCTGTGGTAAATCGACGCTTATCAAAGCACTTTTAGGAGATATAGAATACGATGATGGGGAGATTATCTTTGCAAAAGACAAGGTGATTGCGACGGTATCTCAAAAATTAGAGTCAGAACAAGAAACCGAAAATCTGCAGTCCTATTTATTGGAGATGTTTATGGACATCTTAAAGGCTGAAAAGGCGATGCATAAATACCAACTGCTGATGGAGAAATCTACAGACGACCCTGAAATGCTTAAGGAGGCAATAGAACGTTATACTAGGGCAACCGATCGATATGAACGTCTGGGTGGTTATTTAATGGAAGCTCGGATTAAGGAAGTAGTGATCGGATTGGGATTCGGCGAAGAAGAATTGAAAAGGCCGATGAGCCAATTCAGCGGGGGGCAAAAGACGAGAATTTCTTTGGCAAGATCGCTTTTGCGTGAACCAGACATCCTAATTCTAGATGAGCCCAACAACTACTTGGACTTGCAGGCTCTTGCTTGGTTGGAACAGTTCCTGAGTAACTATAAGGGAGCGGTCTTAGTAGTATCACATGATAGGTATTTTTTAGATGCAGTCATTGATAGAGTGTTAGAATTTGAGCAAGGGAAAATATATAGCTATGTAGGAAACTATAGTTCTTTTGTGGAAAAAAAAGAGCAGATTGTCGAAAACCATAATAAACTTTATGCTAAGCAACAGGAGAAGATAGCGCAGACTGAGGCCTATATTCAGAAGTACAAGGCTGGCATTAAATCCAAACAAGCAAGAGGGCGTCAAAGCCAACTTGACCGCTTGGAACGATTGGAAAAACGTGGCGAGAACCAACACATGAAAATGCACTTAGAACAAGGGGTGGTATCGGGTAAGAAGGTACTTATTCTAAAGAAAGTGTCAGTTGGATATGGGGATAAAACTATTGTAGATAATGTTAGTTTTGAGCTTATGCGTGGAGAACGTGTGGGCATAATCGGTCCCAATGGTTGTGGTAAGACGACCATGCTAAAAGCGGTGGTGGGAGAACTTCCCTTTGGGGGTAAGATCCAATATGGTGTCAATGTGGAGGTAGGTTGGTTTTCTCAAGAACATGAACTCATCCAAGATGAATTAAGTGTCCTAGATACTTTGATGGAAGAAGGTGCTCGGGATTACCAAGAAGCTAGAGAAATACTAGCTCAATATGGGTTCATTGGAGAAGAAGTATACAAGAAATGTGAACGACTTTCGGGTGGTGAAAAGTCTAGGTTGGTCATGGCCGTGTTGATGTACAAAAAACCAAATCTACTGGTACTAGATGAGCCAACCAACCATCTAGATATTTACGCAAGACAAGCCCTAGAAGATGCCCTTGAAGAATACCAAGGAACTATTTTATTCGTATCGCACGATCGCTATTTTCTTAAAAGAATGGCCCAGAGATTGCTGGTATTTGAGAATGGAAAGTTGGATATAATACCGGATGGTTATGCCCAGTACCTGAGTTTGCAACAACAGCGTCTAGAAGCGAAGGAAAACGAAACCGCTGTGAAACCGAAGAAAGTAGGAGACAAGAAACAAGAGCGAGTCAGAAAAGCAAGAATCGGAGAAATTGAGCGCTTGATTGATTCCTTGGAACAGGGTTTGGATGAAATCCATCAGTCGTTACTTCTGGAAGAAGTTTATTCTGATCCTTCAAAATGTAGGGAAGTGAATGAGGAACTTGAGAAGCGTGAAGAGGAATTGAATCAACTGATGCAGGAATGGGAAGAATTGATGGCCTAGGAAATGATTTGCACAGTATGCTCCTAAGTAAACGGAGCATACTGCAGTTACTTCTAGACACCAAACCAAATACTAGATATGCAAAGAGCTAGTAAAGCGTGATGAAGTGCTTTACAGGTTTTGTATCTATGGTTTAGGATATGCTTTGATGATGTTGTCATGCATTGCTTTTCGGTATTCCGAGTCCATTAAAACCAAGTCATAGATGAGAGGGTCATTCAAAAGCATGGCCCAACTGCGGTAAAGATTGTGCAGCCATTCTTCTGAAAAAGAGTCTCTAAACTTGGGGTTTTCAATTAAAGGACAGCGGTAGTTAGTCTCGAGCGTTTCTATTACAAGAATAAATTCTCCCTCTTGTGTAAGGTGGGGGGCAACGGGATAGGTTCTACACTGCATCGGACGTTTGTCGCGGTCGCAATGTCCATTGCAGGTTAAAAAATAGACAAGACCATTCCAAGAATCTGGGAATCCTGGATCGGATGCGTCCTGGATCTCCCAGTCCAACCAATCTTCTTCTCGGGTGAATATGCTTTCCTCTCCGGGCAATAGATAAATCCCATATGAGTCAGTATCGGAACAACATATGCTGCCACAGAGCTTACCACAGTCACATTCCCTACTTAAGGGGCTGTCTTCACGGGTCCAATTATAAATGCGTTGATAGTCTTTTTTTTTGAATTTAGGTTTCATAGCTATTTCCATAGTACCGAAAAATACTCGGGGTCATGCACAAAGGATTCGTAGAGACTTCCTTCAAACTGTAGCGGGTTATCTGCATAGGGAGAAGTCTGAATTTCCAGTCCTAACGCTTTTTCATAATTTGCATTTAAAATATATTCTTGATTTCCCTCATCATTCTTAATTAGATAATAAGGGCTTCCTTCCTTTGCAGAATAAGGTTGGTAGTCCTTTTCTGAATTTTTCTTGATTAAGGAAGCGATGAGGATAGGGTCTTCGCCAGTATTGATGGTTGTATGCCCAAATCCGTTTTTTACAAAGATGTGGTCCCCTTTCACAAAGGGAATGGCAATCACTTCTTGGATTTGACCTACGGAACGGTGCTTCTGCAGTAAGAATACGCCCGAACCTTCAAGGATTTCATGAATCTCTGGATAGGTTTCTTCCGTTAAGTCATCTAAAATGTGAAAGTGAGGGATGGTCTTTAGATACTCATTTCCAATGATGCCAGGTCGTACTAGCTTAAGATTATAGTTCAAATTATATTGTTTGAAGATGGATTCATCCTCTTCCCAATAGTTTCTTTCATAGAAGGCATAGAGCAAGGGATTATCTTCCGTATCGGCATTCAGATAATACTCTCTAGCTGCATTTAAATAGAATAACTTGGGTTCAGCGTGCACTATATGGTCAGAAAACCGTAGTAAGCCGCTTGGGTCCATTGTCACCGCTTTATCGTAAAACATGGTAACCTCCTGATATTTGCCTTAGCAACATTATATACTAATGTATAGGGGATAATGCGTCAAGATTAGAAATAGTTTAAGAAGTAAATTGATGCGTACACTTATTCTGGATGTGATTGACTTTAGCGTGCTAATGCAATACACTATCAAAGGAATACACATGAATATTATCATAAAGAAAGGTAAGGGAAAAAAACATGAAAAAAATTGTATCTATTACCCTGATTCTGATGTTGATGCTAAGTTTGGCTGGTTGTGCAAATGCACCGGCAGAGGATGCGGAAATGAGTACTTGGGAGCGCATACAGGATGAAGGGAAAATGGTTGTTGGCCTTGATGACACCTTTGCTCCTATGGGCTATCGCGAGGAGGGAACCAATGATTTAATTGGTTTCGATATTGACATGGGCAATGAAATGGCTTCCCGCTTGGGCATTGAAATTGAATGGCAGCCTACAGAGTGGAAAGGCGTTATGGGCTCACTAAATTCCAAAAAGTTTGATGCAATCATCAATGGAATGAGCGTTACAGAAGATAGAGAAAAAGAAATCGATTTCACGAAACCATATATTAATGCAGGTATTGGTGCGGTCGTAGTTGCAGATTCAGAAATCGATTCATTGGATGGTCTTGCTGATATGTTGGTAGGTACCCAAACTGGAAGTTCTGGAGCAGAAGCTTGTGAGACTCTCGGTTATAAAAATGTATCTTTCTATGACCAGTACCCCAATGCATTCCAGGATCTTAGCATTGGACGTATAGATGTAATTGTGGTTGATGCTACAACGGCTGCACATTTCATTGATACTAAGCCGGGAGAATACCGCATGATTGAAGGCCGACTGGTTGACGATAATTATGCCATAGGCTTACGCAAAGAAGATGATCAGTTGGAAGCAGAATTCAACCGTGTGTTGCTTGAAATGAAAGAAGATGGCACTTTGGCAACGATTTCCACTAAGTGGTTCGGTGATGATCTGATTGCCTACGAAAAGTAAGTAAGAAATAAGAGGAAAGAATATGTTTTCATTTTTGGATCTGGAATTTTTGGGGATTATTTTTCCCTTGCTTATAAAAGGAGCACTGATTACGGTGGAACTAACTGTGTTGGCCATCGTGTTTGGTACCTTAATCGGATTAATGGTTGCGCTGGCTAAGCTGTCTCCTATTTGGCCCTTGCGAGCCTTTGGTAATCTGTATACTTGGGTGCTAAGAGGTGTGCCTTTGCTGGTACAACTCTACGTTCTCTATTATGGACTAGCTCAGATTGGCGTTCTTGAACTGAATGCTTTTACGGCAGCTGTTACAGGTTTGTCACTCTGCGCTGGCGCTTACATTGCCGAAATAATCCGAGCTGGCATCCAGTCCATTGATCATGGTCAGAAAGAGGCCGCTCTTTCGTTGGGGATGAGTAGTGCGAATGCTATGAGACGTGTCATATTACCACAAGCCATGAGAAACATCCTGCCACCCCTCGGTAATGAGTTTATTACTTCGCTAAAAGATACTTCTTTGGTCTCGGTTATCACCATGATTGAGCTAATGCGTACGGGTGTCCTTTTGGATGTTACGTATTTCCGTTCGATGGAAATTTATCTTAGTGTAGCAGTCATTTACTTGTTGCTTACTACCCTGTTCGTATATGGCATAGATTATATGGAACGCCGATTCAAGATTATCTAGGAGGTTATTATGATTGAACTGAAAAATATTCATAAAAGATTTGACCATCTGGAAGTTTTGAAGGGTGTAAGTCTGAACATTGAGGCAGGAGAAGTGGTGTGTATTATTGGTCCTAGTGGCTCGGGTAAGAGTACATTGCTTCGTTGCATAAATTGTCTGGAAAAAATTGAGAAGGGGAGTATATTCTTTAACGGAG contains these protein-coding regions:
- a CDS encoding TraB/GumN family protein, encoding MRNSYEDNIVRIELEDKQIILLGTAHVSKESAAQVIEIVEAEDPDTIAVELCQSRYSSLQQESRWKGTDIIKIIKEKKSGLLLANLVLGSYQRRIAEQFGIEPGEEMKVGIQIAKEKDKKLLLADRNIQTTLSRVWNMMNLRGKAKVMLALIMSIFSDEEIAEEELEALRKGDALSAALNEMAESFPQLKRTLIDERDQYIANKLKKSNGKKILAILGAGHLPGVQLELFKEQDMQRISSVPKKNKSWRKIGWLIPVLVVGLVATTFSHDAPSGWEGLLAWILWNGSFSALGTLLAFGHPLSILTAFVVAPISSLNPLLAAGWFAGLVEAFVRKPKVEDFEKLSTDLTGITGFWKNRVTRVLLVVVFANIGSTIGTLVGGGEVIRVFIKTVFGG
- a CDS encoding cation transporter, whose translation is MEHKRLQAIRRAAILAMVGNAILAVIKLAVGIATHTLSVIGDGVDSSVDILTSSVPLFASRIISREPNKEFPFGYGRAEAMATSLLAFAILYAGLQLGISSIRQLLNPVLQVEVSLIAIIVTIISIFGKSFLAFSQIKAGRKTQSNMLVANGKNMTADILISVSVLAGLLISHWTGFYGIDAVVTLLISILIIWTAISLFMESNKELMDGLDDTEIYKHIAETASSVEGVEKPHRMRVRKVGVHYMVYMDIELPATMDVARAHQISQEVERKITEQVEGIYDVLVHIEPRGNKEAESYGVCLEDKEEE
- a CDS encoding ABC-F family ATP-binding cassette domain-containing protein, translating into MALLRVEQLGKVFNGEYLWKDISFSIEIGEKVGLLGPNGCGKSTLIKALLGDIEYDDGEIIFAKDKVIATVSQKLESEQETENLQSYLLEMFMDILKAEKAMHKYQLLMEKSTDDPEMLKEAIERYTRATDRYERLGGYLMEARIKEVVIGLGFGEEELKRPMSQFSGGQKTRISLARSLLREPDILILDEPNNYLDLQALAWLEQFLSNYKGAVLVVSHDRYFLDAVIDRVLEFEQGKIYSYVGNYSSFVEKKEQIVENHNKLYAKQQEKIAQTEAYIQKYKAGIKSKQARGRQSQLDRLERLEKRGENQHMKMHLEQGVVSGKKVLILKKVSVGYGDKTIVDNVSFELMRGERVGIIGPNGCGKTTMLKAVVGELPFGGKIQYGVNVEVGWFSQEHELIQDELSVLDTLMEEGARDYQEAREILAQYGFIGEEVYKKCERLSGGEKSRLVMAVLMYKKPNLLVLDEPTNHLDIYARQALEDALEEYQGTILFVSHDRYFLKRMAQRLLVFENGKLDIIPDGYAQYLSLQQQRLEAKENETAVKPKKVGDKKQERVRKARIGEIERLIDSLEQGLDEIHQSLLLEEVYSDPSKCREVNEELEKREEELNQLMQEWEELMA
- a CDS encoding amino acid ABC transporter substrate-binding protein — protein: MKKIVSITLILMLMLSLAGCANAPAEDAEMSTWERIQDEGKMVVGLDDTFAPMGYREEGTNDLIGFDIDMGNEMASRLGIEIEWQPTEWKGVMGSLNSKKFDAIINGMSVTEDREKEIDFTKPYINAGIGAVVVADSEIDSLDGLADMLVGTQTGSSGAEACETLGYKNVSFYDQYPNAFQDLSIGRIDVIVVDATTAAHFIDTKPGEYRMIEGRLVDDNYAIGLRKEDDQLEAEFNRVLLEMKEDGTLATISTKWFGDDLIAYEK
- a CDS encoding amino acid ABC transporter permease — protein: MFSFLDLEFLGIIFPLLIKGALITVELTVLAIVFGTLIGLMVALAKLSPIWPLRAFGNLYTWVLRGVPLLVQLYVLYYGLAQIGVLELNAFTAAVTGLSLCAGAYIAEIIRAGIQSIDHGQKEAALSLGMSSANAMRRVILPQAMRNILPPLGNEFITSLKDTSLVSVITMIELMRTGVLLDVTYFRSMEIYLSVAVIYLLLTTLFVYGIDYMERRFKII